From one Actinopolyspora saharensis genomic stretch:
- the rlmB gene encoding 23S rRNA (guanosine(2251)-2'-O)-methyltransferase RlmB, producing MAGNDKRRGAVRKSSTKKGMVVGSGGQRKKGLEGKGPTPKAENRYNHPAKRKADARKQAQQQREKQRKIAESAGELVAGRNPVLECIRSGVPANVLYAAHGIDTDDRVNESVRLAADQGISVVEVARTELDRMTSNAVHQGLALRIPPYEYSDPADLLTAAWNSGMPPLIVALDGVTDPRNLGAVVRSAAAFGAHGVLLPQRRSAGMTAVAWRSSAGTAARIPVAKTNNLNRTLKDFKSDGLMAVGLDADADITSDELELATDPIVVVVGSEGRGLARLTKEHCDQTVSIPMASGVESLNASVASGVVMAEVARRRRLS from the coding sequence GTGGCTGGTAACGACAAACGCAGGGGTGCGGTGCGCAAATCCAGCACCAAGAAGGGCATGGTCGTCGGTTCGGGCGGTCAGCGCAAGAAGGGGTTGGAGGGCAAGGGGCCCACTCCCAAGGCGGAGAACAGGTACAACCACCCGGCCAAGCGCAAGGCCGACGCGCGCAAGCAGGCCCAGCAGCAGCGGGAGAAGCAGCGCAAGATCGCCGAGAGCGCGGGTGAGCTGGTGGCCGGGCGCAACCCGGTTCTCGAGTGCATCCGCAGCGGGGTGCCCGCCAACGTGCTCTACGCGGCGCACGGGATCGACACCGACGACCGCGTCAACGAGTCCGTCCGGCTGGCGGCCGACCAGGGCATCTCCGTGGTGGAGGTGGCCCGCACCGAGCTCGACCGCATGACCTCGAACGCGGTGCACCAGGGGCTCGCCCTGCGGATACCGCCCTACGAGTACTCCGATCCGGCCGATCTGCTCACCGCGGCGTGGAACTCCGGCATGCCTCCGCTGATCGTGGCCCTGGACGGGGTCACCGATCCGCGCAACCTCGGTGCCGTGGTGCGTTCCGCCGCCGCCTTCGGGGCGCACGGGGTGCTGCTGCCGCAGCGGCGCAGCGCGGGGATGACGGCGGTCGCGTGGCGTTCCAGCGCGGGAACGGCGGCCCGGATCCCGGTCGCCAAGACGAACAACCTGAACCGCACCTTGAAGGACTTCAAATCGGACGGGCTGATGGCCGTGGGGCTGGACGCCGACGCGGACATCACCTCGGACGAGTTGGAGCTGGCCACCGATCCGATCGTGGTCGTGGTCGGTTCCGAGGGGCGCGGGCTGGCCAGGCTGACCAAGGAGCACTGCGACCAGACGGTTTCGATCCCGATGGCCTCCGGGGTGGAGTCGTTGAACGCCTCGGTCGCGTCCGGTGTGGTGATGGCCGAGGTCGCACGGCGGCGCAGGCTGAGCTGA